The Saccharopolyspora gregorii genomic interval CGGGCAACGCGGACCCGCACCACGACCTCGCGGCGATGCTGGTGGAGACCTGCCAGCTCGACGACGAGTGGCGCCGGGCCGCGGAGGTCGTCGACGGCAGACCCGATCAGCAGCGCCTCGCCCGCTACCGGCTCAACGCCATCGCCGACGACCTGGCGGTGGGGACGTGGGCGCTGCTGGCCGGGGCGCGCGTGCACCGGCCCGCCGGGTTCCCCGGGTACGGCCAGTGGCGGTTGCTGCGCTGCCGCTACGCGTTGCGGCACCGGCACTTCGACACCTGGCTCCGGCGGGTTTGACGGCTCTTGCTGATCGGGGGTGGGGTGGCGGAACCTCAGCGTCCTCGCTGCGGGATCGTTTTCACCGGTGGCTCCGCCACAGGAGAAAACGCCGTCCTCGCGAGGAGTGAGCTGAGAACCCGCGGGTGGTCCTGTTGCGTGCGTGGTTGCTGCTCAGCGGCTTTGCCGCTGAGCGGCAAGTGCGCGCGGCGTGCTCTTGTCGCCAGTGGTAGGTGCTCAGTCGTGGGGGGTGCGGCGGTCCGCGATGTGGGGTGGGGTCGGGATACCGGGGGCGAGGTCCGGGGCCGGGATGGGGGTGCCCCACTCGGTGCGGAACGGGAGGACCCCTGCCCAGGCGCCCGTCGCGTGCTCCGCCGGGTCGTCGGTGGGCGGACCGGAGCGGATCTTCACCGAGGCCTCCGCCAGCGGCAGGGCCAGCACGGCCACCGCCGCGAGCTCCTTCGCGTCCGGTTCCCGCGCGTGGTCCCACGAGCCGGGCGCCAGGTGCTCGGACAGCACCCGCAGCCCGTGCAGCTTCTCCGCCGGGTCCAGCACCGCCCGCGGCCGGCCGTAGATCACCGCGCTGCGGTAGTTCATCGAGTGGTCGTTGAGGGTGCGGGAGTACACCACCGCGTCCAGCAGGGTGACCGTCACGCACACCTCCGGTTCGGCGCCCGCCGCGAGCACGCTGCGCGCCCCGGTGGAGCCGTGAAGGTAGAGCACCTCGCCGTCGCGCCCGTACCCGGTGGGCAGCACCTGCGGGTGGCCGTCGAGGACCAGGCCGAGGTGGCAGATCAGCGCCCCGTCGAGCACGTCGTGCAGGTCGGCGCGGTCGGTGGCGGCCCGGTCCTTCTTGCGGCCCAGCGAGGTGCGGGAGGTCGAGGACAACGGCGGTGCGGTGGTCGGTTCGGTCATGCGCTCATCCTGCGCGGCGAAGTGGACGTCCCCAAGGTCCAATTTCCGGGGAAAGCGAAAGGCCACTTCACGCGAACGGGCCGCCCGCCCCGAGGGGGAGCGGACGGCCCGGACTCGATCAGCCGTGCTCAGCCGCGCGGCGCGGCCGCCGGGTCCAGCAGCCACAGGGTGCGCTCCAGGCCGACGGCCCCCGCGGCCGGGATGTCCACCGGATCCGCACCGCCGAGCGCGGCCGCCACCGGCTCGGCCTTCGCCGCGCCCGTGGTCATCAGCCACACCTCGGCGGCGGACCGGATCGCGGGCAGCGTCAGCGAGATCCGCGTCGGCGGCGGCTTCGGGCAGTCGTGCACGCCCACCACCGCGCGTTCCCGCTCCCGCACGTACGGCGTGTCGGGGAACAACGACGCCGTGTGCCCCTCCTCGCCGACGCCGAGCAGCAGCACGTCGAAGCGCGGCACCGGGAACTCCACGGCCGGCTCGGCCAGCGTCGCCAGCAGCTCCGCGTAGTGCGCGGCGGCCGCGTCGGCGTCCGCGCCGAACTTGCCGTCGGACGGGGCCATCGGGTGCACCCGCTCCGGGTCCACCGCCACGTGGTCGAGCAGCGCCGCCCGCGCCTGGGTCTCGTTGCGCTCCGGGTCGCCGTCCGGCAGGAACCGCTCGTCGCCCCAGTACACGTCCACGTTCGCCCAGTCGACCGCGTCCCGGGCGGGGGAGTGCCGGACCTGTTCGAGCACGCCGATGCCGGTGCGCCCGCCGGTGAGCACCACCGACGCCGATCCACGCGCGGCCTGCGCGTCCACGATCCGGGTGATCAGCCTGGCGGCGGCGGCCGCCGCCAGGACCTCGCCGTCGCCGTGCACGACGACTTCTTGCCTGGTCATGCCTCGCCTTCCGCCTGCTCCGGTTCGGTCGCCGCCTGCTCGGGCTCGTCGGCGGCGGGGGGTTGGTCGACGCGCCGGATCCCGGCCAGCCCACCGAGGGTGATCTCGTAGATCTCGTCCGGGTCGAGCCTGCGCAGCTCCTCGGCCAGGCAGTCCCGCACCTCGCGGCGGTGCAGCGAGAGCCGCCGGTCCGGCTGGCCCGGCTGGGTCAGCGTACCGACCTTCCCGTCCGGCCGGACGATCTTGACCGAACCGGAGGGGCGCCGCAGCTCGGCCGAGACGATGCCCGGGCCGCGCGGGTGCTCCACCCGGTACACCGGCACCTCCAGGTAGGCGCCCAGCCACGCCGCCAGCAGGTCCGTGGACGGGGAGTCCGCGGCACCGGTGACGACGGCGCTGGTCACCGCCTCGTACGGCGGCAGGTCCAGCGCGGCGGTGAGCATCGCGCGCCACGAGGTGAGCCGGGTCCAGGACAGGTCCGTGTCGCCCTCCACGTAGGAGCCGACGCGGGTCTTGAGGAACTCGATCGGGTCGGGCTCCGCGGCCGCGTCGGTGATCCGGCGGTGCGAGAGCATCCCGATCGGGTCCTTCGCCGGGACCTCCGGGGCCTCGGTCGGCCACCACGCCACCACCGGCGCGTCCGGCAGCAGTAGCGGCACCACGGAACCGGCGCCCTCGTCGGCCAGCGCGCCGTACAGGCGCAGCACCACGACCTCCGAGGCACCCGCGTCCCCGCCGATGCGGATCTGCG includes:
- the opcA gene encoding glucose-6-phosphate dehydrogenase assembly protein OpcA, whose protein sequence is MIIDLPSTTTSQVNKKMVELRETGGAVALGRVLTLVIVTGDGTETEKAIQAANDASREHPARVIVVARGAKEAAPRLDAQIRIGGDAGASEVVVLRLYGALADEGAGSVVPLLLPDAPVVAWWPTEAPEVPAKDPIGMLSHRRITDAAAEPDPIEFLKTRVGSYVEGDTDLSWTRLTSWRAMLTAALDLPPYEAVTSAVVTGAADSPSTDLLAAWLGAYLEVPVYRVEHPRGPGIVSAELRRPSGSVKIVRPDGKVGTLTQPGQPDRRLSLHRREVRDCLAEELRRLDPDEIYEITLGGLAGIRRVDQPPAADEPEQAATEPEQAEGEA
- the pgl gene encoding 6-phosphogluconolactonase — translated: MTRQEVVVHGDGEVLAAAAAARLITRIVDAQAARGSASVVLTGGRTGIGVLEQVRHSPARDAVDWANVDVYWGDERFLPDGDPERNETQARAALLDHVAVDPERVHPMAPSDGKFGADADAAAAHYAELLATLAEPAVEFPVPRFDVLLLGVGEEGHTASLFPDTPYVRERERAVVGVHDCPKPPPTRISLTLPAIRSAAEVWLMTTGAAKAEPVAAALGGADPVDIPAAGAVGLERTLWLLDPAAAPRG
- a CDS encoding pyridoxamine 5'-phosphate oxidase family protein, coding for MTEPTTAPPLSSTSRTSLGRKKDRAATDRADLHDVLDGALICHLGLVLDGHPQVLPTGYGRDGEVLYLHGSTGARSVLAAGAEPEVCVTVTLLDAVVYSRTLNDHSMNYRSAVIYGRPRAVLDPAEKLHGLRVLSEHLAPGSWDHAREPDAKELAAVAVLALPLAEASVKIRSGPPTDDPAEHATGAWAGVLPFRTEWGTPIPAPDLAPGIPTPPHIADRRTPHD